A genomic window from Flavobacterium phycosphaerae includes:
- the carB gene encoding carbamoyl-phosphate synthase large subunit, with product MPKDNSIKSVLIIGSGPIVIGQACEFDYAGSQSARSLREEGIEVILINSNPATIMTDPSMADHVYLLPLTTKSIIQILKEHPQIDAVLPTMGGQTALNLCLEADEKGIWQDFGVRLIGVDINAINITEDREQFKQLLERINVPTAPAKTATSFLKGKEIAQEFGFPLVIRPSFTLGGTGAAFVHKKEDFDELLTRGLEASPIHEVLIDKALLGWKEYELELLRDKNDNVVIICSIENMDPMGIHTGDSITVAPAMTLSDTTFQKMRDMAILMMRSIGNFAGGCNVQFAVSPDEKEDIVAIEINPRVSRSSALASKATGYPIAKIATKLALGYNLNELQNQITKSTSALFEPTLDYVIVKIPRWNFDKFEGSDRTLGLQMKSVGEVMGIGRSFQEALHKATQSLEIKRNGIGADGKGYKNYEQIIEKLTFASWDRVFVIYDAIAMGIPLSRIHEITKIDMWFLKQYEELYLLEREISNYKVDTLPRELLLEAKQKGYGDRQIAHMMGCLESQVYKLRDEMNIRRVYKLVDTCAAEFKAMTPYYYSTFEAEIQTAHGERYVHNESIVTDKKKVVVLGSGPNRIGQGIEFDYSCVHGVLAAKECGYETIMINCNPETVSTDFDTADKLYFEPVFWEHIYDIIRHEKPEGVIVQLGGQTALKLAEKLDRYGIKILGTSFDALDLAEDRGRFSELLEELNIPFPKFGVAENADQASALADVLDFPLLVRPSYVLGGQGMKIVINKQELEEHVIDLLKNIPGNKLLLDNYLDGAIEAEADAICDGENVYIIGIMEHIEPCGVHSGDSNATLPPFNLGEFVMQQIKDHTKKIALALRTVGLINIQFAIKDDIVYIIEANPRASRTVPFIAKAYGEPYVNYATKVMLGENKVTDFTFNPQLKGYAIKQPVFSFSKFPNVNKALGPEMKSTGESILFIDDLKDDQFYELYSRRKMYLSK from the coding sequence ATGCCTAAAGACAACTCCATCAAATCGGTTTTAATTATTGGTTCCGGACCTATTGTTATCGGACAAGCCTGTGAATTTGACTATGCCGGTTCCCAATCCGCTCGCTCCTTAAGAGAAGAAGGAATCGAAGTAATCTTAATCAACTCCAACCCGGCCACCATCATGACTGACCCCTCTATGGCGGATCATGTGTATTTGTTACCGTTAACCACTAAATCCATCATTCAAATCCTTAAAGAGCATCCGCAAATTGATGCGGTGTTGCCCACCATGGGAGGACAAACGGCTTTGAATCTTTGTCTGGAAGCTGATGAAAAAGGAATTTGGCAGGATTTCGGAGTGCGATTAATTGGTGTTGATATTAATGCGATTAACATTACCGAAGACCGTGAACAGTTCAAACAACTATTAGAAAGAATAAATGTTCCCACGGCACCGGCCAAAACCGCTACGTCTTTCTTAAAAGGAAAAGAAATTGCGCAAGAGTTTGGTTTTCCGTTGGTGATTCGTCCGTCGTTTACTTTGGGCGGTACCGGTGCGGCTTTTGTACACAAGAAAGAAGATTTTGATGAGTTGCTAACCCGTGGTTTAGAAGCGTCACCCATTCACGAAGTCTTAATTGATAAGGCTTTACTGGGATGGAAAGAATACGAATTAGAATTACTTCGCGATAAAAATGATAACGTAGTCATTATCTGTTCCATCGAAAATATGGACCCGATGGGGATTCATACCGGGGACTCAATTACCGTGGCGCCTGCCATGACGTTATCCGATACAACATTCCAAAAGATGCGTGATATGGCGATTTTGATGATGCGCTCTATCGGGAATTTTGCCGGAGGATGTAATGTGCAGTTTGCTGTTTCCCCCGATGAAAAAGAAGATATAGTTGCCATTGAAATCAATCCGCGTGTGTCTCGTTCTTCGGCTTTGGCCTCTAAAGCTACAGGATATCCTATTGCTAAGATTGCCACCAAATTGGCTTTAGGCTATAATTTGAATGAATTACAAAATCAGATTACCAAATCCACTTCGGCGTTGTTTGAACCTACGTTGGACTATGTGATTGTAAAAATACCGCGCTGGAATTTCGACAAATTTGAAGGTTCGGACAGAACTTTAGGCTTGCAAATGAAATCAGTAGGTGAGGTAATGGGAATTGGTCGTTCGTTTCAGGAGGCGTTGCACAAAGCCACTCAATCGTTAGAGATTAAGCGAAACGGAATCGGAGCGGATGGAAAAGGGTATAAGAATTACGAACAAATTATCGAGAAACTGACTTTTGCGAGTTGGGACAGAGTCTTTGTGATTTATGATGCTATCGCGATGGGCATTCCATTGAGCAGAATACACGAAATCACTAAGATAGATATGTGGTTCTTGAAACAATATGAAGAATTATATTTATTAGAGAGAGAAATCTCCAATTATAAAGTCGATACTTTACCAAGAGAGCTCTTGCTTGAAGCCAAACAAAAAGGCTACGGCGACCGTCAAATTGCCCACATGATGGGATGTTTGGAGAGTCAGGTGTATAAGTTGCGCGACGAAATGAACATTAGGCGGGTTTATAAATTGGTTGACACTTGTGCGGCCGAGTTTAAAGCTATGACTCCGTACTATTATTCTACTTTTGAAGCTGAGATTCAGACGGCCCATGGCGAACGATACGTTCATAACGAAAGTATTGTTACTGATAAAAAGAAAGTAGTCGTTTTAGGTTCAGGGCCAAACAGAATCGGGCAGGGGATTGAGTTTGATTACTCTTGTGTACATGGCGTGTTGGCAGCCAAAGAGTGTGGCTACGAAACCATCATGATTAACTGTAACCCGGAAACGGTTTCTACTGATTTTGATACGGCTGATAAGTTGTACTTCGAACCGGTATTTTGGGAACACATTTATGATATCATTCGACATGAAAAACCGGAAGGTGTTATTGTGCAATTGGGTGGACAAACCGCTTTAAAACTGGCTGAAAAATTAGACCGTTACGGTATCAAGATATTAGGAACTTCGTTTGACGCTTTGGATTTAGCCGAAGACCGCGGAAGATTCTCTGAACTATTAGAAGAATTAAACATACCATTTCCTAAGTTTGGTGTAGCTGAGAATGCCGATCAAGCTTCGGCTTTGGCAGATGTACTCGACTTCCCGTTATTGGTTCGTCCTTCGTATGTATTGGGTGGTCAAGGGATGAAGATTGTTATCAACAAGCAGGAGTTGGAAGAGCATGTGATTGATTTGCTGAAAAACATACCCGGTAACAAATTGCTTTTGGATAATTATTTAGACGGAGCGATTGAAGCGGAAGCCGATGCGATATGTGACGGCGAAAACGTTTACATCATAGGAATCATGGAGCACATTGAACCTTGTGGGGTACACTCAGGAGACAGTAATGCGACTTTGCCTCCTTTTAACTTGGGCGAATTTGTAATGCAACAAATCAAAGATCATACTAAGAAAATTGCTTTGGCCTTGCGAACCGTCGGGTTAATCAATATACAGTTTGCCATTAAAGATGATATCGTTTATATTATTGAGGCCAATCCGAGAGCTTCTCGTACGGTGCCTTTTATTGCGAAAGCTTATGGTGAGCCTTATGTAAATTATGCTACCAAAGTCATGTTGGGTGAAAATAAAGTAACTGATTTCACGTTCAATCCTCAATTGAAAGGATATGCTATAAAGCAACCGGTGTTTTCGTTCAGTAAGTTTCCTAATGTGAATAAGGCTTTGGGCCCTGAAATGAAATCGACGGGAGAGAGTATTTTGTTTATTGATGATTTGAAGGATGACCAGTTTTATGAGTTGTACTCGAGACGTAAAATGTACTTGAGCAAATAG
- a CDS encoding helix-turn-helix domain-containing protein — protein MKTYQNTTAELPHMGTFIKNKIEEHNITYAQLSRRMNIHQSTLYGYFVQETLQTRIIWKVSQAIGYNLFTDLIQLLPVELQNTNKTVFQHTIEAQQQEINDLKKEISIYKEILIKKS, from the coding sequence ATGAAAACATACCAAAACACCACCGCCGAGCTACCACACATGGGTACTTTTATCAAAAATAAAATCGAAGAACACAACATAACCTATGCCCAACTATCCCGCAGGATGAATATCCATCAGTCCACCCTCTACGGCTATTTCGTTCAGGAAACACTGCAAACAAGAATCATCTGGAAAGTATCGCAAGCCATCGGATACAACCTCTTCACCGATTTAATTCAACTCCTTCCCGTAGAACTCCAAAACACCAATAAAACCGTCTTTCAACATACCATCGAAGCCCAACAACAGGAAATAAACGACCTGAAAAAAGAAATCTCCATCTATAAAGAAATCCTAATCAAAAAATCATAA